GGTGCGGACGTTCGACGGCGACTCCGTGATCGAGGTCGGGCTCGCGGGCAGCACCGACACGGCGATCGGTGTGCTCGGGAGGTTCCTCGCGGCCGGCTCGGCGATCTCGCAGGGGGTTCCGGAGTGGACCATCGGCCGACCGGCCGGTGGCGGGCTCCCCGCGTCCGAGGTCGTCGTGCACGGTGAGCGGCCCGCGGAGGAGCTGCTCCGTCTGGCGCAGGAGATCGAGGCCGCCTTCACCGGGGCGGCATCGATGCAGCTGGGCGCGACGGTGCTCAGCTTCTCGGTCCTCGACGGCGCGGGCGGCGCGGGGCGCTCGCTGACCGACTCCGCCGCCTGGCCGTCGATCCTCGGCACGATGACGGCGATGACCGACCGGGGGAGCGGCTACGGCATCGGCGGAGTGGTAGACGCGGAGGCGGCGGACGGGTCGGGCCGGGTCGTCGACGACTTCGCCGCGGCGAGCACCGACTGCGTCGCGCCTCCGGGAGGCGGTGCGACCACCCGGGCCGCCTTCGACCACCTCGCGACCGTGATCAGGCCGGCGCACCCCGGGCAGTCGTTCCCGCAGGCCGGTCTGAGCGCCCCCGCGTGCCGGTGATCCGCAGAACCGCCTCACAACCAAGGCTGAAACGACTCGATACCCGAATTCTCGACGTTCCGCTCGATCCAGCCTCAGTTGTGCGGCCCGGCACCGTCACACCGCCCACCCCGCCTCCGCGAGCGCGAGCGCCGCGTCGGCGCGGGGCGAGTACGGCAGGTCGACGCCCCGCACCACGCGGTAGTCGGTGTCGCCGGGGCCGACCCAGAGGATGGAGTCCTCGGCGCGCGCGTCGCCGAGCGCGGCACGGACGGCCAGCGCGGGCTCGGCGACCTCGCGCACCTCGCAGCCCCGCCCGAGAGCGCCCTCGAGCAGGGCCCGGCGGATCTGCGCCGGATCCTCGAAGCGCGGGTGGTGGTCGGTGACGATCACGAGGTCGGCGCGGTCGGCGGCGGCGCGGCCCATCGGTGCGCGCTTGCTGGGGTCGCGGTCGCCGTCGGCGCCGAGGATGACGAGCACGCGACCCGGGGTCACCTCGCGCAGGGCGTCGACGGTGCGGGCGACCGAGTCGGGGGTGTGCGAGAAGTCGACGTAGAGGCGCGGCCCTCGGGCCCCGGACACGAGCAGGGTGCGGCCCGGCACCGAGACGTCGATCCCGGAGGCGAGTGCCGCGGCGATCGCGGACCGCGGGTGCCCCGCCTCCGCCAGCATCACGATCGCGAGGGCGGCGTTCGAGGCCATGTGCCGGCCGATCAGCGGGACGGAGGTGGTCATCGACCAGCCGTCGGGGGCGGTGAGGGCGAGGCGCGTGCCGGTCGCCGTCGTCGCGAGCACGTCCACGGTCCAGTCGGCGTCGCGCGTGCCGACGGTGACCACCGGCACCTCCGCCTCCGCGGCGACCGTGCGACCCGCCTCCGTGTCGACGACGACGACTCCGCGGCGGCTCCGATCGGGCCGGAAGAGCCGCTGCTTCGCCCGGAGGTAGGTGCTCAGATCACCGAAGTCGTCGAGGTGGTCGTGGCTGAGGTTGGTGAAGCCGGCGACGTCGACGACGATCCCCTCGAGGCGCGAGCGGACGAGCGCCTGCGCGCTGACCTCGATCGCGGCGGTCTCGACGCCGTCCTCGACCATGCGCGCGAGGAGCGCGTGCAGCTCCGACGCCTCCGGAGACGTGAGGCGGCTCGCGACCGCGTGCTCGGCACTGCGCCGCTCGGCCGTCGAGCTGATACCCGAGGTCACTCCGAGCTGCCGCAGCACGGCGTCGAGCAGGTGCACCGTGCTCGTCTTGCCGTTGGTGCCCGTCACCCCGAGGAGCGTCGGCCGCACCCGGTCGGTGCCGTGGACGCGGGCGGCGACGGTCCCCAGGGCGACGCGCGGGTCGGGGCTCACGAGGACGGGCAGTCCGGAGGCGCGCGCCGCGGCGGTCCCGGCCTCGTCGGTCAGCACGGCGACGGCACCCGCCGCGGCGGCTCGGGCGGCGAACTCGGCGCCGTGCGACCGGCGGCCGGGGAGCGCGGCGAAGAGCGCCCCCGCTCGCACCTCGCGGTGCGACACGGTGACGCTCGTGACCACGACATCGCCGCGGCCGCCGAGCGTGAGCCCGGCGGCCGCGGCGAGCTCCTCGAGACGGGCCCCTGCGCTGAGGCGCGGCTCGAGGAGCCGGAAGTCCGGCACCCGCTACTTCGCGGTCGGCCCGTAGAACGAGCTGATCTCGTCGAGCTCCATCTCGGCCGTCGTCTGGATGAGCTTCAGCAGATCGGGGTCCAGGCCCGGTGCGTACTCCTCGAAGCGCTCGGGGGCGATGACGGAGGGCACGCCCTCGGGTGCCTGCTCCTTCGACTCGAGATCGGTGCCGTCGTTCGACGGCGAGGCGCCGCGGAAGATCTTGCCCGCCTCCGACGCGCCCTCGAGGTCGAAGGTGTACTGCTTGCTCTGCAGTCCCAGGTCGAGGAGCTTCTTCACCTCGGGGAACTTCTCGGCGTTCGTCTTCGGGATCGGCAGGGTCTTCTTCCAGTCGATGCCGAGGGTCTCGAGCGCCTTCGCGTAGGCGTTCTCGTGCGCCTGGTCGCGGACGATGAGGTAGGCGATCGTCGAGCGGGCCGTCTTGTTGGCGGTCATCTCGTAGATGCGCGACTTCTGCAGGCGACCGGTCGACTCGAGCATGAGGTTGTAGAGCAGGTCGAGCACGAGGTTGCCGGAGTTGTAGACGTAGCTGCCGCTCCACGGGTTGCCCACGGAGTCGACCGGCAGGGCGCCCTGCGCACCGACGAGATAGTGGTGGATGTTGCTCGTGTCGAGCGCGATGTTCAGCGGAGTCGCGCCGCCGGCACCGGGCTTGTCGAGCGGGTCGGTCGGCTTGCCCTGGTACTGCGGCGAGCCGTCGAGAAGGCGCGAGATGGTGGTGCCGATCAGCTCGACGTGGCTGATCTCCTCGGTGCCGATGCCCTGGATGAGGTCGCGGTAGGGCTTCGCGTCGGCGCCGCGGAAGTTCATCGCCTGGAAGAGGTACTGCATCATCGTCCGCATCTCGCCGAACTGACCGCCGAGCCCCTCCTGGAGCGCGTTCGCGGCTGCGGGATCCGGCTCGTCCTGCTCGATGTCGTTGATGAGTCGCTGCACGTGGAAGAACACCATTGCCTCCAGAAGGATCGGGAGCCTTCAGCGTCCGTCGTGCTCCGGCCGCTTGCTAAGGGCCTTGCCAGGGAGGGGTCGGGTGACGGACACTGCCTCGCCTAGCGCAGCGCGAACGCCTCCCGGTAGACGCTCTCGAGCTCGGGGGAGTCGGGGCCGCTCAGTCCGCAGGTGAGGATCGTGCCGCCCGACGCCGCCACGAGGTAGTCGACGCCCTGCTCGAAGGTGATCGGCGCGCCGTCCACGGCCGACTCCGGCGACTGCGTGACCTCGACCGAGTCGGCGACGTCGCCGGCGTACCGGTCGACGACGCTCAGGGTGACGACGCCCCGGTCGATGCCCGTCACCTCGGCGCGGAACGCGACCTCGGCGGGCTGGAGCGCCGCCGGGTCGACGGGTGCGCACATCGCCATCGGGCCGCCGGTCGCGGGCAGCTCGAGGGTGGACGCGGCTCCGCCTCCCACCCCGAAGGCGAGCGGCAGCAGGAGGGAGGCGGCGGCGCCCGCGCTCAGGGCGCCCACGCCCGCGATCGTCCAGCGCGAGCGGCGGGTCGGCGTGTGCCGGGGGGCCTCGTCTCCGGTGGCCGCCGCGAGGTGCGCGGCGAGCTCGTCGGCGGTCAGCGGGGCCAGCGCACGGGCCGGGTCCGCGGAGCGCATCCGCCAGCGGACCTCGTCGTCGTCGATTCCGGTCATCGGGATCCTCCTGCTCTGATCTGCGCGAACAGCTCGGCGAAGCGCCGCCGGGCGCGGTGCAGCCGGATCGACGCGGCGTTCGGCGTGACGCCGAGCACGTCGGCGATCGCGCGGGAGTCGAGCTCCTCCCACGCCCAGAGGCGGAGCAGCTCGGCGTCCGATTCGCGCAGGCGCGCGAGGACGAGGCGCACGGTCTCGTCCGACTCCGAGGGCCCCTCCTCTGCGTCGACGCGGACCTGCGGCGGGTCGACCACGGCGATGCGCTGCGCGAGGAGCACCTGGCGGCGCTGCGTGCGGCGCGCGTTCTGCAGCTGCAGCCGCGCGACTCCGATCGCCCACGGCACCGGGTCGTCGGGGATGTCGTCGGGGCGGCGCCAGAGCACCGAGAGCGTCGCGGCGAGCACGTCGTCGGCCGTCGCCTCGTCGGTGCGGCGCCAGAGGTAGCGGCGGACCGGATCGGCGACCGCGGCGGCGACCGCGGCGAACCGGTCGGGGCCCGCGAGGGGAGCTGGCATGTTCCTCATGCTCCCCTGTGTCCGGGAGGCGCGCGCCGCTTTCACCCGGCGCGCCGGGCGCCTCGGAGGAGCGTCGCAGGCGGGGCCGGGCCCTCGCTACTCTGGACCGCCCCCACCCGCCTCTTCCCGCCGAGGAGCAC
The genomic region above belongs to Rathayibacter sp. VKM Ac-2759 and contains:
- a CDS encoding UDP-N-acetylmuramoyl-L-alanyl-D-glutamate--2,6-diaminopimelate ligase, yielding MPDFRLLEPRLSAGARLEELAAAAGLTLGGRGDVVVTSVTVSHREVRAGALFAALPGRRSHGAEFAARAAAAGAVAVLTDEAGTAAARASGLPVLVSPDPRVALGTVAARVHGTDRVRPTLLGVTGTNGKTSTVHLLDAVLRQLGVTSGISSTAERRSAEHAVASRLTSPEASELHALLARMVEDGVETAAIEVSAQALVRSRLEGIVVDVAGFTNLSHDHLDDFGDLSTYLRAKQRLFRPDRSRRGVVVVDTEAGRTVAAEAEVPVVTVGTRDADWTVDVLATTATGTRLALTAPDGWSMTTSVPLIGRHMASNAALAIVMLAEAGHPRSAIAAALASGIDVSVPGRTLLVSGARGPRLYVDFSHTPDSVARTVDALREVTPGRVLVILGADGDRDPSKRAPMGRAAADRADLVIVTDHHPRFEDPAQIRRALLEGALGRGCEVREVAEPALAVRAALGDARAEDSILWVGPGDTDYRVVRGVDLPYSPRADAALALAEAGWAV
- a CDS encoding manganese catalase family protein, producing the protein MFFHVQRLINDIEQDEPDPAAANALQEGLGGQFGEMRTMMQYLFQAMNFRGADAKPYRDLIQGIGTEEISHVELIGTTISRLLDGSPQYQGKPTDPLDKPGAGGATPLNIALDTSNIHHYLVGAQGALPVDSVGNPWSGSYVYNSGNLVLDLLYNLMLESTGRLQKSRIYEMTANKTARSTIAYLIVRDQAHENAYAKALETLGIDWKKTLPIPKTNAEKFPEVKKLLDLGLQSKQYTFDLEGASEAGKIFRGASPSNDGTDLESKEQAPEGVPSVIAPERFEEYAPGLDPDLLKLIQTTAEMELDEISSFYGPTAK
- a CDS encoding sigma-70 family RNA polymerase sigma factor produces the protein MPAPLAGPDRFAAVAAAVADPVRRYLWRRTDEATADDVLAATLSVLWRRPDDIPDDPVPWAIGVARLQLQNARRTQRRQVLLAQRIAVVDPPQVRVDAEEGPSESDETVRLVLARLRESDAELLRLWAWEELDSRAIADVLGVTPNAASIRLHRARRRFAELFAQIRAGGSR